From the Flavimarina sp. Hel_I_48 genome, one window contains:
- a CDS encoding histone deacetylase, with the protein MLKIAYHPIYKHPLPKGHRFPMEKYELLPQQLLLEGTVTQADFYEPGMPDENYILAVHTQEYFQNLKALDLERRAARKVGFPLSAELVQREQIIAQGTIMGCDFALEHGIAFNIAGGTHHAYSDHGEAFCLLHDQAIGARYLQANRLAKKILIVDLDVHQGNGTAEIFQKDDSVFTFSMHGAGNYPFKKEVSDLDIALPDKTGDEIYLAKLKETLPRLIDEVKPDFIFYLSGVDILETDKLGRLSCTVDGCKKRDEFALSCFRESEIPVQVSMGGGYSPDIKIIIEAHANTYRVARKIFV; encoded by the coding sequence CAGCAATTATTGCTGGAGGGAACGGTAACCCAGGCTGATTTTTACGAACCGGGAATGCCCGATGAAAACTATATACTTGCGGTACATACTCAGGAATATTTTCAGAATTTAAAAGCACTGGACCTGGAGCGCAGGGCGGCAAGAAAAGTGGGGTTTCCACTTTCTGCGGAACTTGTGCAACGCGAGCAGATCATCGCACAGGGCACAATTATGGGATGTGATTTTGCTTTAGAACATGGTATCGCTTTTAATATCGCCGGCGGTACGCACCATGCCTATAGCGATCATGGGGAAGCTTTTTGCCTGTTGCATGATCAGGCGATTGGCGCGCGCTATTTACAGGCTAACAGACTCGCGAAAAAAATACTGATCGTTGACCTGGATGTGCATCAGGGCAATGGGACGGCAGAGATCTTTCAGAAAGATGATTCCGTATTTACTTTTTCCATGCATGGCGCGGGCAATTATCCATTTAAAAAGGAGGTTTCTGATCTTGATATCGCCCTTCCCGATAAAACCGGCGATGAAATTTATCTGGCGAAATTAAAAGAAACCTTGCCCCGGTTGATCGATGAAGTAAAACCTGATTTTATCTTTTACCTCAGCGGTGTTGACATTCTGGAAACGGACAAGTTGGGCCGATTAAGCTGTACAGTTGATGGTTGTAAAAAGCGCGATGAATTTGCCCTAAGCTGCTTCCGCGAAAGCGAAATCCCGGTTCAGGTAAGTATGGGCGGCGGTTATTCCCCAGATATTAAAATTATCATTGAAGCGCATGCGAATACCTACCGGGTGGCGCGAAAAATCTTCGTCTAA
- the wrbA gene encoding NAD(P)H:quinone oxidoreductase yields the protein MGIKVAVIYYSATGTNYEMAKQARDAVKSENVDEVKLLKFKETAPQEAINSKEDWKKHVENTKDIPEVTLDDLEAADAIIFSIPTRYGNMPSQVQSFFDTTGGLWSDGKLVNKVVSGMTSAQNPHGGQETTLMSLYKTMIHWGAIIAPPSYTDPVIFKSGGNPYGTSTEGGDVSDAVKASIKHQAQRTVQIGRWIKAGMN from the coding sequence ATGGGAATTAAAGTAGCAGTAATCTATTATAGCGCAACAGGGACAAATTATGAAATGGCAAAGCAAGCTCGCGATGCCGTAAAATCTGAAAACGTGGACGAGGTTAAGCTTTTAAAGTTTAAAGAAACCGCACCACAGGAAGCTATCAATAGTAAGGAAGACTGGAAAAAGCATGTGGAAAACACTAAAGATATCCCAGAAGTAACCCTTGATGACCTGGAAGCAGCAGATGCGATCATCTTCAGTATTCCTACACGCTACGGTAACATGCCGTCTCAAGTGCAAAGCTTTTTTGACACTACCGGCGGGCTGTGGTCTGATGGTAAACTGGTAAACAAAGTGGTTAGCGGTATGACCAGCGCCCAGAACCCACATGGCGGTCAGGAAACCACATTAATGTCTTTGTATAAAACCATGATTCACTGGGGAGCAATTATCGCCCCACCAAGTTATACAGATCCCGTAATCTTTAAATCTGGCGGAAATCCATACGGTACAAGTACCGAAGGCGGCGATGTTTCTGATGCGGTAAAAGCATCGATCAAACACCAGGCACAACGAACCGTGCAAATAGGTCGCTGGATAAAAGCAGGAATGAACTAA
- a CDS encoding DUF4212 domain-containing protein, translating to MTEKQKASAYWKENIKYLVILLTIWFVVSFGCGILFKDELDAFRLGGFKLGFWFAQQGSIYVFVVLIFVYVYLMNKLDKKYGYDEPSNAKKS from the coding sequence ATGACCGAAAAACAGAAAGCTTCCGCATACTGGAAGGAGAATATAAAATACCTTGTGATCCTATTAACTATCTGGTTTGTCGTATCCTTTGGGTGCGGCATTTTATTTAAGGATGAACTCGATGCATTCCGGTTGGGTGGTTTCAAACTCGGTTTTTGGTTTGCCCAGCAAGGTTCGATTTATGTTTTTGTCGTCCTCATTTTTGTTTACGTCTATTTAATGAATAAGCTGGATAAAAAGTATGGCTATGACGAACCTTCAAATGCTAAGAAGTCATGA